From a region of the Rhipicephalus microplus isolate Deutch F79 chromosome X, USDA_Rmic, whole genome shotgun sequence genome:
- the LOC119161879 gene encoding serine/threonine-protein kinase VRK1, with product MKKAFSSSATNATEEGLQKILHQLRKTLPLKTAFSLDTSVSGGLKYVRSYEYTHPDVKPLSLLHENSTGNENEIFLVGYVVLHAPTGQTKYKESEQAFMKVHDGAIDFASRVVCTGAHPRRGAIELLGYNLLQWLCCRLHREDNLKNPKYITQQKIRLIENIRHLMSKCFLHENIPCSMRAPEVRYHANCRPTTQLTAKVVL from the coding sequence ATGAAGAAAGCTTTTTCAAGTTCCGCTACAAATGCGACTGAAGAGGGCCTGCAGAAGATCCTTCACCAGCTGCGCAAGACGCTCCCCTTGAAAACTGCCTTCAGCCTCGACACAAGCGTGAGTGGTGGCTTGAAGTACGTCCGCAGCTACGAGTACACCCACCCCGATGTGAAGCCGTTGAGCCTGCTGCATGAAAATAGCACAGGCAATGAAAACGAGATATTCCTGGTGGGCTATGTTGTTTTGCATGCACCGACAGGCCAAACCAAATATAAGGAGTCCGAGCAAGCTTTTATGAAGGTGCACGACGGCGCGATTGACTTCGCGAGTCGGGTAGTATGCACTGGCGCCCACCCTCGAAGGGGTGCCATAGAGCTCCTGGGATACAACCTGCTCCAGTGGCTTTGTTGTCGATTGCATCGGGAGGACAACCTCAAGAACCCCAAATACATCACCCAGCAGAAGATCCGGCTGATAGAAAACATCCGCCATCTCATGAGCAAATGCTTCCTACACGAGAACATTCCTTGCAGCATGAGAGCTCCTGAAGTACGATACCACGCTAATTGTAGACCCACCACGCAACTCACGGCGAAAGTGGTTCTTTGA